One window of Paenibacillus albicereus genomic DNA carries:
- a CDS encoding cache domain-containing sensor histidine kinase, translated as MRTRLRNANTLRNQILAVCLLVMALVLLFVGFFTYSRVSTVITSNAERQLQQTAIEAIGRMETLYRQVDMLSSQVMTASEVQQLLLQESRGRRSTLGQRQSLLQSVRTLQVYSDGIASFDLFTRDYRSLSPLDESRLTDRLQPEQIGLADRGSGRLTWIGEDPKDPAYFLAVRSVRLMDHSFESAGYLLVRIERSYFNLGADEAQERREFMTLLDGEGRVITSDYGGSAEALLDSADHNLDIGGEPYLQVRQTSQLTGWRLVILAPVKSLTEGIGALRTAIVVSGAVGFLICLVCSFFLSAMITRPILRLIKTMRGARLGELRPSPEVHSTVEINELTKTYNQLVGHMNDLIQVIYEKELVRSRTELKALQAQIDPHFLYNTLEALFWALQDKDEEELANLVVAMSDLFRYTIGSEHGSEWVTLREELDHAERYMQLMKLRFGDRLDWSISAPPDSLELRMPKLLLQPLVENAILHGVGAKKGPGSVSLRVEPAGEPDLWSVAVEDDGPGMEAALVQELASSLGEGGLPGAGGKVAGIDAGREGGKGRGSGMALANVNRRLQLYYKDRPPRGLRIESRPGEGTTVGFELPGGTA; from the coding sequence ATGAGAACGCGGCTGCGAAACGCCAACACGCTGCGGAACCAGATTCTCGCCGTCTGCTTGCTCGTCATGGCGCTCGTGCTGCTGTTCGTCGGCTTCTTCACGTACAGCCGCGTGTCGACCGTCATTACGAGCAACGCGGAGCGCCAGCTGCAGCAGACGGCGATCGAGGCGATCGGCCGGATGGAAACGCTTTACCGCCAGGTCGACATGCTCTCCAGCCAGGTGATGACCGCATCCGAGGTGCAGCAGCTGCTGCTGCAGGAGTCACGCGGACGCCGCTCGACGCTCGGCCAGCGGCAGTCGCTGCTGCAAAGCGTGCGCACGCTGCAGGTGTATTCCGACGGCATCGCCTCGTTCGACCTGTTCACCCGGGATTACCGCAGCCTGTCTCCGCTGGACGAGAGCCGGCTGACCGACCGGCTGCAGCCCGAACAGATCGGCCTCGCCGACCGCGGCAGCGGGCGCCTGACGTGGATCGGAGAGGATCCGAAGGACCCGGCCTATTTCCTCGCCGTCCGCAGCGTGCGGCTGATGGACCATTCGTTCGAGAGCGCGGGCTATCTGCTCGTGCGCATCGAGCGCAGCTACTTCAACCTCGGCGCGGACGAGGCGCAGGAGCGCCGCGAGTTCATGACGCTGCTGGACGGCGAAGGCCGCGTCATCACGTCCGACTACGGCGGCTCGGCGGAAGCGCTCCTGGACTCGGCCGACCATAACTTGGACATCGGCGGGGAACCCTACCTGCAGGTGCGCCAGACGTCCCAGCTGACGGGGTGGAGGCTCGTCATCCTGGCCCCGGTGAAAAGCCTGACGGAAGGCATCGGCGCGCTGCGCACCGCGATCGTCGTGTCGGGCGCGGTCGGCTTCCTCATCTGCCTCGTCTGCTCGTTTTTCCTCAGCGCGATGATTACGAGGCCGATCCTGCGGCTCATCAAGACGATGCGCGGAGCGCGCCTCGGAGAGCTGCGGCCGAGCCCGGAAGTCCACTCGACCGTGGAGATCAACGAGCTGACCAAGACGTACAACCAGCTCGTCGGCCATATGAACGACCTGATCCAGGTCATCTACGAGAAGGAGCTCGTCCGCAGCCGCACCGAGCTGAAGGCGCTGCAGGCGCAGATCGACCCCCACTTCCTGTACAACACGCTTGAAGCGCTGTTCTGGGCGCTGCAGGACAAGGACGAGGAGGAGCTCGCCAACCTCGTCGTCGCCATGTCCGATCTGTTCCGCTATACGATCGGCAGCGAGCACGGGAGCGAGTGGGTGACGCTGCGGGAGGAGCTCGACCATGCGGAGCGGTACATGCAGCTGATGAAGCTGCGGTTCGGAGACCGTCTCGACTGGAGCATCTCGGCGCCGCCGGACAGCCTCGAGCTGCGCATGCCCAAGCTGCTGCTGCAGCCGCTCGTCGAGAACGCGATCCTGCACGGCGTCGGCGCCAAAAAAGGGCCGGGCTCGGTGTCGCTGCGGGTCGAGCCGGCGGGCGAGCCGGATCTGTGGTCGGTCGCCGTCGAGGACGACGGCCCGGGCATGGAGGCGGCGCTCGTCCAGGAGCTGGCCTCGTCCCTCGGCGAGGGCGGCTTGCCGGGCGCGGGCGGCAAGGTCGCCGGCATCGACGCCGGCAGGGAGGGCGGCAAGGGCAGAGGCAGCGGCATGGCGCTCGCCAACGTGAACAGGCGCCTGCAGCTTTATTACAAGGATCGTCCGCCGCGCGGACTTCGCATCGAGAGCAGGCCGGGGGAAGGCACGACGGTCGGATTCGAATTACCGGGAGGGACAGCATGA
- a CDS encoding response regulator transcription factor, whose product MKNRLTVLIVDDEPRTRQGLAKTLEGWAEGRFDIFSAENGDEALELAAERPIHLLLTDIRMPEMNGLELIRAIKERGSDPVAVLLSGYSEFDYAQEGIRLGVVNYLLKPVTRAKLLEAVEQALQIIEERRRRGAIEKIVDLELAGIKEEDRLVPQPVQDAIRFIEDNVRAPLTLREVAEHVHLNPSYFSSLFKEKTGMTFSQFVARSKLQAAKKLLYSTGLPVGEIAEQVGYQTAKYFITLFKEYEGMTPSQYRRSLSEDADT is encoded by the coding sequence ATGAAAAACCGGCTGACGGTGCTCATCGTCGACGATGAGCCGAGAACGAGGCAAGGACTGGCCAAGACGCTGGAAGGCTGGGCGGAGGGGCGCTTCGACATCTTCTCCGCCGAGAACGGGGACGAGGCGCTGGAGCTGGCGGCGGAGCGGCCGATCCATCTGCTGCTGACCGACATCCGCATGCCGGAGATGAACGGGCTGGAGCTGATCCGCGCGATCAAGGAGCGGGGCAGCGATCCGGTGGCGGTGCTGCTCTCCGGGTATTCCGAGTTCGACTACGCGCAGGAGGGCATCCGGCTCGGCGTCGTCAACTATCTGCTGAAGCCGGTGACGCGCGCGAAGCTGCTGGAGGCGGTGGAGCAGGCGCTTCAGATCATCGAGGAGCGGCGCCGCCGGGGCGCGATCGAAAAGATCGTCGATCTGGAGCTCGCCGGCATCAAGGAGGAGGATCGGCTCGTGCCGCAGCCGGTGCAGGACGCGATCCGCTTCATCGAGGACAACGTGCGGGCGCCGCTGACGCTGCGCGAGGTCGCCGAGCACGTGCATCTGAACCCGAGCTATTTCAGCTCGCTGTTCAAGGAGAAGACCGGCATGACGTTCAGCCAGTTCGTCGCCCGCAGCAAGCTGCAGGCGGCCAAGAAGCTGCTTTACTCGACCGGCCTGCCGGTCGGGGAAATCGCCGAGCAGGTCGGCTACCAGACGGCCAAGTATTTCATCACCTTGTTCAAGGAATACGAGGGCATGACGCCGAGCCAGTACCGCCGAAGCCTGTCCGAGGACGCCGACACCTGA